The Sphingobium sp. BYY-5 genome contains a region encoding:
- a CDS encoding IS256 family transposase: MPRRKEPAIPADLLDQLLAGSDAASALQQGGLLDSLKKALAERALNAEMDYHLGDAPQVGNSRNGYGRKTVVTDTGKIEIEVPRDRHASFDPQLIAKYQRRFPGFDDKIVSMYARGMSTREIVGHLRDLYGIDVSPDLISTVTDAVLEEVAAWQARPLDPAYPLVFFDAIRVKIRDEGLVRNKAIHIALGVRADGGKVVLGLWIEQNEGAKFWLRVMNELRNRGVEDIMLAVVDGLKGFPEAITAVFPEAIVQTCIVHLLRNSMDFVSWKDRKALAGALKTVYRATDAIAAEEALTAFEAGEWGRRYPAIGQSWRRAWAEVIPFFAFPDEVRRIVYTTNAIEALNAQLRRAVRARGHFPSDDSATKLLYLILNRSEKEWKMPPREWSMAKAQFAVLFGERFIKAMAA, from the coding sequence ATGCCTCGACGCAAGGAGCCGGCGATCCCGGCTGATTTACTCGATCAACTCTTGGCCGGCAGCGATGCCGCCAGTGCGCTCCAGCAGGGCGGCCTGCTGGATTCATTGAAGAAGGCGCTGGCCGAACGGGCGCTCAACGCCGAGATGGATTACCACCTTGGCGATGCCCCGCAGGTCGGGAACAGCCGCAATGGCTATGGCCGCAAGACGGTGGTGACGGACACCGGCAAGATCGAGATCGAGGTGCCGCGCGATCGTCATGCCAGCTTTGATCCGCAACTGATCGCCAAGTACCAGCGCCGGTTTCCGGGCTTCGACGACAAGATCGTCTCGATGTATGCGCGCGGCATGAGCACACGGGAGATCGTCGGGCACTTGCGCGATCTGTACGGTATCGACGTCTCGCCGGACCTGATCTCGACGGTGACCGACGCCGTGCTCGAAGAGGTCGCCGCCTGGCAGGCCCGACCGCTCGATCCGGCCTATCCGCTGGTTTTCTTCGACGCGATCCGGGTCAAGATCCGTGACGAAGGTCTGGTCCGCAACAAGGCTATCCACATCGCGCTGGGCGTGCGTGCCGATGGCGGCAAGGTCGTCCTGGGCCTGTGGATCGAGCAGAACGAGGGCGCCAAATTCTGGCTGCGGGTGATGAACGAGCTGAGGAACCGCGGTGTTGAGGACATCATGCTGGCCGTCGTAGACGGCCTGAAGGGCTTTCCAGAGGCCATCACCGCCGTGTTCCCCGAGGCGATCGTCCAAACCTGCATCGTCCACCTGCTGCGCAACTCGATGGACTTCGTGTCGTGGAAGGATCGCAAGGCGCTCGCTGGTGCACTGAAGACCGTCTACCGCGCCACCGATGCCATCGCTGCCGAGGAGGCCCTGACAGCCTTCGAGGCCGGCGAATGGGGTCGGCGCTATCCTGCGATCGGCCAGAGCTGGCGCCGTGCATGGGCCGAGGTTATCCCGTTCTTTGCCTTCCCCGACGAGGTCCGCCGCATCGTTTATACGACAAACGCCATCGAGGCGTTGAATGCCCAGCTTCGACGGGCGGTCAGGGCCAGGGGGCACTTTCCCAGCGACGATTCAGCGACCAAGCTGCTCTATCTGATCTTGAACCGATCCGAGAAAGAGTGGAAAATGCCGCCACGTGAGTGGTCCATGGCCAAGGCCCAGTTCGCCGTGCTGTTCGGAGAACGCTTCATCAAGGCCATGGCAGCGTAA
- a CDS encoding IS110 family transposase, with the protein MEITTVGLDLAKRVFQVHAVDASGTVVLRKALRRAQVLPFFTKLPPCLVGIEACGTSHHWARELIALGHEVRLMPPAYVKPYVKRGKNDAADAEAICEAVTRPTMRFVAVKSREQQAFLSMHRARELLVRQRTQLINMMRGLLAEFGIDIPEGIERALQMARQVVDGKAPDIPIAAVRIVDMLSQQILNVHAQLREIDRALAALARSDDVARRLATIPGIGPVGATALAASVADPSQFKSGRQFAAWLGLTPLQNSSGGKERLGRITKMGDRYLRKLLVIGATALVRYARSRPETASPHFMALLARKPVRVATVAMANKTARIVWAIMTRAEVYRPILPA; encoded by the coding sequence ATGGAGATTACCACAGTCGGCCTTGATTTGGCCAAGCGTGTTTTTCAGGTTCATGCTGTTGACGCATCTGGGACCGTTGTCTTGCGCAAAGCCCTGCGACGAGCACAGGTGCTGCCTTTCTTCACCAAACTGCCGCCTTGCCTTGTCGGCATAGAGGCATGCGGCACTTCACATCATTGGGCGCGAGAGCTGATCGCCTTGGGGCACGAAGTGCGCTTGATGCCGCCGGCGTACGTCAAACCCTATGTGAAGCGCGGAAAGAACGATGCTGCCGATGCGGAAGCGATCTGCGAGGCCGTAACGCGTCCGACGATGCGGTTCGTTGCTGTGAAATCGCGCGAGCAGCAGGCATTCCTCTCGATGCATCGCGCCCGTGAACTGTTGGTCAGGCAACGTACCCAGCTGATCAATATGATGCGCGGGCTGTTGGCTGAGTTCGGCATCGACATTCCGGAAGGTATCGAGCGGGCGCTTCAGATGGCGAGGCAGGTGGTCGATGGCAAGGCGCCAGACATACCGATCGCAGCCGTGAGGATCGTCGATATGCTGTCACAGCAAATCCTCAATGTTCATGCGCAATTGCGCGAGATTGATCGAGCGCTTGCCGCCCTGGCGCGAAGCGATGATGTTGCACGGCGCCTCGCAACTATCCCTGGCATCGGCCCGGTCGGTGCCACAGCGCTTGCAGCATCGGTGGCAGATCCGAGCCAGTTCAAATCCGGCCGCCAGTTTGCTGCCTGGCTTGGGTTGACGCCGCTTCAGAATTCGAGCGGGGGCAAGGAGCGCCTTGGGCGCATTACGAAGATGGGCGATCGATATCTCCGAAAGCTGCTCGTTATCGGCGCGACTGCGCTGGTCCGTTACGCCAGATCGAGACCTGAAACTGCGAGCCCGCATTTCATGGCGCTGCTGGCCAGGAAGCCTGTGAGGGTTGCGACGGTGGCCATGGCCAACAAAACGGCACGCATCGTCTGGGCAATCATGACGCGCGCAGAGGTCTATCGACCGATCCTGCCGGCCTGA
- a CDS encoding DUF1905 domain-containing protein, protein MQTNDGPIDPELIRFLREELGGDVSPDETAWEHVGPIWLWRGEGKDGQPSSMSWHFLTIDGEVAEAIRVASSGQSAAWGSVYVEAGIGKTCWRTSVFPSKARRGYMLPIKASVRKAEKLAEGDVITVRITLSKGSSR, encoded by the coding sequence GTGCAAACGAACGATGGCCCAATAGACCCCGAGCTCATCCGCTTCCTGCGCGAGGAACTGGGCGGAGACGTCTCACCTGACGAAACAGCTTGGGAGCATGTCGGCCCTATCTGGTTGTGGCGCGGGGAAGGCAAGGATGGCCAGCCCTCATCTATGTCGTGGCATTTTCTGACGATCGACGGTGAGGTCGCCGAAGCCATCCGTGTAGCATCGTCTGGCCAATCAGCGGCTTGGGGATCGGTCTACGTAGAGGCTGGCATCGGCAAAACGTGTTGGCGCACATCGGTCTTTCCGAGCAAGGCCCGCCGAGGCTACATGCTGCCCATCAAGGCGAGCGTGAGAAAAGCAGAAAAGCTGGCCGAAGGCGACGTGATCACGGTACGCATTACCCTATCCAAGGGATCATCACGCTAG